In one Flavobacteriales bacterium genomic region, the following are encoded:
- a CDS encoding FecR domain-containing protein has translation MDHSGIDSDLLARYITGEADPAQRARVEEWAAASADHAQELERMRRIWGWGAEAEPGPGADVDTAWSKLEQRIAGEEGRGRVMPIGGGGGGLRRWAAAAALAGVLLAGWWLLQPGTQRYVADAAAVDARLTDSSRAVLSPASALAVRMGRQRRVELSGEAYFEVVRDTGRPFVVETDHVVVTVLGTAFEVSAYDTAAVVRVRVRSGRVQVAAAGDTITLAAGQHAVFHKHRHVLERRPAPPAEAWGNRILQFEEASLRQVAEQLQRSYGVRIALRTEAIARCTLTAEFDDEPIERILAVIADTFGLELTGSGREFALDGEGC, from the coding sequence ATGGATCACAGCGGCATCGATAGCGACCTCCTGGCCCGGTACATCACCGGTGAAGCGGACCCGGCGCAGCGCGCCCGGGTGGAGGAGTGGGCCGCGGCCAGTGCCGACCATGCCCAAGAGCTGGAGCGGATGCGGCGCATCTGGGGGTGGGGCGCCGAGGCGGAGCCCGGCCCCGGCGCTGATGTGGACACGGCATGGTCGAAGCTGGAGCAGCGCATCGCCGGTGAGGAAGGCCGCGGACGCGTCATGCCCATAGGAGGCGGGGGCGGCGGGCTGCGCCGCTGGGCCGCAGCGGCAGCCCTGGCGGGCGTGCTGCTGGCCGGTTGGTGGCTGCTGCAGCCCGGAACGCAGCGCTACGTTGCCGATGCGGCGGCAGTGGATGCCCGCCTTACGGATTCGAGCCGGGCGGTGCTCTCACCGGCCAGTGCGCTGGCCGTGCGCATGGGGCGGCAGCGCCGGGTGGAGCTCAGTGGCGAAGCCTACTTCGAGGTGGTGCGCGACACAGGTCGGCCCTTCGTGGTGGAAACGGATCACGTGGTCGTCACCGTCCTGGGCACCGCCTTCGAGGTCAGCGCCTACGACACGGCTGCCGTGGTGCGCGTGCGCGTGCGCAGCGGCCGGGTGCAGGTGGCTGCCGCTGGCGATACCATCACGCTCGCCGCCGGGCAGCATGCGGTCTTCCACAAGCACCGTCATGTCCTGGAGCGCAGGCCCGCCCCGCCGGCCGAAGCGTGGGGCAACCGCATCCTCCAGTTCGAGGAAGCCAGCCTCCGCCAGGTGGCCGAGCAGCTGCAGCGGTCCTATGGCGTCCGCATCGCCTTGCGCACCGAAGCCATTGCGCGGTGCACCCTCACCGCGGAGTTCGACGATGAGCCCATCGAGCGCATCCTCGCGGTCATCGCGGACACCTTCGGACTGGAACTGACCGGCAGCGGCCGCGAATTCGCACTCGATGGCGAAGGGTGCTGA
- a CDS encoding RNA polymerase sigma-70 factor has translation MHADFAPIAAGDRPAFEALFRAHYRALCAFAMGYLKDMDKAEDLVQDLFFRLWLDREQVNVTTSVKAYLYASVRNRCLNALKAGARVRALTEDIDDRVQDDGHSEDEHTERIARVQAAIEALPEERRKVFKLSRYEGLKYYEIAQRLGISVKTVENQMGSALKALRIELKDLVPLLPWLFGLGEGGG, from the coding sequence ATGCACGCCGACTTCGCGCCCATCGCCGCGGGCGACCGCCCGGCCTTCGAGGCGCTCTTCAGGGCCCACTACCGGGCCTTGTGCGCCTTCGCCATGGGCTACCTGAAGGATATGGACAAGGCGGAGGACCTGGTACAGGACCTCTTCTTCCGCCTCTGGCTCGACCGCGAGCAGGTGAATGTCACCACCAGCGTGAAGGCCTATCTCTATGCGAGCGTCCGCAACCGCTGCCTCAACGCCCTGAAAGCCGGCGCCCGGGTGCGGGCCTTGACGGAGGACATCGATGACCGGGTGCAGGATGACGGGCACAGCGAGGATGAGCACACCGAGCGCATCGCCCGTGTGCAGGCCGCGATCGAAGCGCTGCCGGAGGAGCGCCGCAAGGTGTTCAAGCTGAGCCGCTATGAGGGGCTCAAGTACTACGAAATCGCACAGCGACTCGGCATCAGCGTGAAGACCGTGGAGAACCAGATGGGCAGCGCGCTGAAGGCCCTGCGCATCGAATTGAAGGACCTGGTGCCCTTGCTGCCCTGGCTGTTCGGGCTGGGCGAGGGTGGGGGATAG